A genomic window from Lotus japonicus ecotype B-129 chromosome 1, LjGifu_v1.2 includes:
- the LOC130731775 gene encoding 60S ribosomal protein L29-1-like: protein MAKSKNHTAHNQSYKAHKNGIKKPKRHRHTSTKGMDPKFLRNQRYARKHNKKGVESIIEDE, encoded by the coding sequence ATGGCCAAGTCGAAGAATCACACCGCTCACAACCAATCCTACAAGGCACACAAGAACGGCATCAAGAAGCCCAAGAGGCACCGCCACACTTCCACCAAAGGGATGGATCCCAAGTTTCTGAGGAATCAGAGGTACGCTAGGAAGCACAACAAGAAGGGTGTTGAATCTATCATTGAAGATGAGTAA